A region of Pseudomonas marginalis DNA encodes the following proteins:
- a CDS encoding phosphate ABC transporter substrate-binding protein PstS — MKLKRLMAAMTFVAAGVATANAVAAGVDPAIPAYVKTTGVSGNLSSVGSDTLANLMTLWAEGYKKEYPNVNIQIQAAGSATAPPALTEGTSNLGPMSRKMKDTELAAFEQKYGYKPTAIPVAVDALAVFVHKDNPIQHLTMEQVDAIFSSTRLCGGKADVKTWGDLGVTGDLANKPVQLFGRNSVSGTYGYFKEEALCKGDYKPNVNEQPGSASVVQSISSSLNGIGYSGIGYKTASVKTVALAKKGSTDFIEDSEENALNGKYPLSRFLYVYVNKAPNKPLAPLEAEFVKLVLSKQGQEVVVKDGYIPLPAKVAAKALADLGLKEGN, encoded by the coding sequence ATGAAACTGAAACGTTTGATGGCGGCAATGACTTTTGTCGCTGCTGGCGTTGCGACCGCCAACGCGGTGGCCGCAGGTGTTGATCCGGCAATCCCGGCTTACGTCAAGACCACTGGTGTGTCGGGCAACTTGTCCAGCGTCGGTTCCGATACCCTGGCCAACCTGATGACCCTGTGGGCCGAGGGTTACAAAAAGGAATACCCGAACGTCAACATCCAGATTCAAGCTGCCGGCTCCGCCACCGCGCCACCTGCGCTGACTGAAGGCACCTCCAACCTGGGCCCGATGAGCCGCAAGATGAAGGACACCGAACTGGCGGCCTTCGAGCAGAAGTACGGCTACAAGCCAACCGCTATCCCGGTTGCCGTGGATGCCCTGGCCGTGTTCGTGCACAAGGACAACCCGATCCAGCACCTGACCATGGAACAAGTCGACGCGATCTTCTCCTCGACTCGCCTGTGTGGTGGCAAAGCCGATGTGAAAACCTGGGGTGACCTGGGTGTGACCGGCGACCTGGCCAACAAGCCAGTGCAACTGTTCGGCCGTAACTCGGTATCCGGCACCTACGGCTACTTCAAGGAAGAAGCCCTGTGCAAAGGCGACTACAAGCCTAACGTGAACGAACAACCCGGCTCGGCTTCGGTCGTGCAGTCGATCAGCTCTTCGCTGAACGGCATCGGTTACTCGGGCATCGGCTACAAGACCGCCAGTGTGAAGACCGTGGCCCTGGCCAAGAAAGGCAGCACTGACTTCATCGAAGACAGCGAAGAAAACGCCCTGAACGGCAAATACCCGCTGTCGCGTTTCCTCTACGTTTACGTCAACAAAGCCCCGAACAAGCCTCTGGCCCCGCTGGAAGCCGAGTTCGTGAAACTGGTTCTGTCCAAACAGGGCCAGGAAGTTGTCGTCAAGGACGGCTACATCCCACTGCCAGCCAAGGTTGCCGCCAAGGCCCTGGCTGACCTGGGTCTGAAAGAAGGCAACTGA
- the pstB gene encoding phosphate ABC transporter ATP-binding protein PstB gives MQHDTHSHGINMSALGRDKQSLSLAQETVAIEVPGLSLYYGDKQALFDVSMNIPKQRVTAFIGPSGCGKSTLLRTFNRMNDLVDGCRVDGAINLYGTNIYRKGEDVAELRRRVGMVFQKPNPFPKTIYENVVYGLRIQGINKKRILDEAVEWALKGAALWDEVKDRLHESALGLSGGQQQRLVIARTIAVEPEVLLLDEPCSALDPISTLKVEELIYELKSKFTIVIVTHNMQQAARVSDYTAFMYMGKLVEFGDTDTLFTNPAKKQTEDYITGRYG, from the coding sequence ATGCAACACGACACCCATTCCCACGGCATCAACATGTCTGCCCTGGGTCGCGACAAACAGAGCCTGAGCCTGGCCCAGGAAACCGTGGCCATCGAAGTACCGGGCCTGAGCCTGTATTACGGTGACAAGCAAGCGCTGTTCGACGTCAGCATGAACATCCCCAAGCAGCGCGTGACCGCCTTTATCGGCCCGTCGGGCTGCGGCAAGTCCACGCTGCTGCGTACCTTCAACCGCATGAACGACCTGGTGGACGGTTGCCGCGTGGACGGGGCCATCAACCTCTACGGCACCAACATCTACCGCAAGGGCGAAGACGTGGCCGAACTGCGTCGCCGTGTGGGCATGGTGTTCCAGAAGCCTAACCCGTTCCCCAAGACCATCTACGAAAACGTGGTCTACGGCCTGCGCATCCAGGGCATCAACAAGAAGCGCATCCTCGACGAAGCCGTTGAGTGGGCCCTTAAAGGCGCGGCGCTGTGGGACGAGGTCAAGGACCGCCTGCACGAATCGGCACTCGGCCTGTCCGGCGGCCAGCAGCAACGTCTGGTGATCGCGCGCACCATCGCCGTGGAGCCGGAAGTGCTGCTGCTCGACGAACCCTGCTCGGCACTCGACCCGATCTCGACGCTGAAAGTCGAAGAACTGATCTACGAGCTCAAGTCCAAGTTCACCATCGTTATCGTGACCCACAACATGCAACAGGCGGCGCGGGTTTCCGACTACACCGCGTTCATGTACATGGGCAAGCTGGTGGAGTTCGGCGATACCGACACCCTGTTCACCAATCCGGCGAAGAAGCAGACCGAAGACTACATCACCGGTCGCTACGGCTAG
- a CDS encoding ABC transporter permease subunit yields MQDAGKPLLISLEEQNQVAMRVSDKGQALFFDVTSGAELKRVDLPLAPGVSVASIGEDQPGSPLVILGLSNGQSLVFRHTYKVSYPDGKKTITPAIEYPYGETPIVLDDAGRPLEHVALNATDSSLVVAGSAGSHLNVLTLSREENMMTGEVTSEQKRVELPQMTEPVKAIFIDPRQQWLYVINGRALADVFSLRDKSLNGRYKLLEDGTAEVTASTQLVGGISLIVGNSKGGLAQWFMARDPDGEQRFKQIRTFQMGTAPIVEITAEERRKGFTALDASGKFGVFHSTAHRTLLVDPVVDGQGVFGMSPRANRVIVEAGGKLQPLLLDNPHPEVSWSALWSKVWYENYDEPKYVWQSTAANTDFEPKMSLAPLTFGTLKAAFYAMLLAAPLAVAAAIYTAYFMAPSLRRKVKPVIELMEAMPTVILGFFAGLFLAPYVEGHLPGIFSLLMLLPIGILVAGFVFSRLPESIRLRVPDGWESAILIPVILFVGWLSLYMSPYLETWFFGGDMRMWISHDLGITYDQRNALVVGLAMGFAVIPNIYSIAEDAVFSVPRGLTLGSLALGATPWQTMTRVVILTASPGIFSALMIGMGRAVGETMIVLMATGNTPVMEMNLFEGLRTLAANVAVEMPESEVGGSHYRVLFLSALVLLLFTFIMNTLAELIRQRLRKKYSSL; encoded by the coding sequence ATGCAGGACGCCGGCAAGCCGTTGTTGATCTCCCTGGAAGAGCAGAACCAGGTCGCCATGCGGGTTTCCGACAAGGGCCAGGCGCTGTTCTTTGACGTCACGAGCGGTGCCGAACTCAAGCGTGTCGACCTGCCGCTTGCGCCCGGCGTGAGCGTGGCTTCCATCGGTGAAGACCAGCCGGGCAGCCCGCTGGTGATCCTCGGTTTGTCCAATGGCCAGTCCCTGGTGTTCCGTCACACCTATAAGGTGTCGTACCCGGACGGCAAGAAAACCATCACGCCTGCGATTGAATACCCCTACGGTGAAACGCCGATCGTGCTCGACGATGCCGGCCGCCCGTTGGAGCATGTTGCCCTCAACGCCACCGATTCGTCGCTGGTGGTGGCAGGCTCGGCCGGTTCGCACTTGAACGTGCTGACCCTGAGCCGCGAAGAAAACATGATGACCGGTGAAGTCACCAGCGAGCAGAAGCGTGTCGAGCTGCCGCAAATGACCGAGCCGGTGAAGGCGATCTTCATCGATCCGCGCCAGCAATGGCTGTACGTGATCAACGGCCGCGCCCTGGCGGATGTGTTCAGCCTGCGCGACAAGAGCCTCAACGGTCGCTACAAATTACTGGAAGATGGCACTGCCGAAGTCACCGCCAGCACCCAGTTGGTGGGCGGCATCTCGCTGATCGTCGGTAACTCCAAAGGCGGCCTGGCCCAGTGGTTCATGGCCCGTGACCCGGATGGCGAGCAGCGCTTCAAGCAGATCCGTACCTTCCAGATGGGCACCGCGCCCATCGTGGAAATCACCGCCGAAGAGCGGCGCAAAGGCTTTACCGCCCTCGACGCTTCCGGCAAGTTCGGCGTGTTCCACAGCACCGCCCACCGCACCCTGCTGGTGGATCCGGTGGTCGACGGCCAGGGCGTGTTTGGTATGTCGCCGCGCGCCAACCGCGTGATCGTCGAAGCCGGCGGCAAGCTGCAGCCGCTGCTGCTGGACAACCCGCACCCGGAAGTGTCCTGGAGCGCGTTGTGGAGCAAGGTCTGGTACGAAAACTACGACGAACCTAAGTACGTCTGGCAATCGACCGCCGCCAACACCGACTTCGAACCCAAGATGAGCCTGGCGCCATTGACCTTCGGTACCCTGAAGGCGGCGTTCTACGCCATGCTGCTGGCGGCGCCACTGGCCGTTGCCGCGGCGATCTACACCGCTTACTTCATGGCCCCGAGCCTGCGCCGCAAGGTCAAGCCGGTGATCGAACTGATGGAAGCCATGCCGACGGTGATCCTCGGCTTCTTCGCCGGCCTGTTCCTGGCGCCGTATGTCGAAGGGCATCTGCCGGGGATCTTCAGCCTGCTGATGCTGTTGCCGATTGGCATCCTGGTGGCCGGGTTTGTCTTCAGTCGCCTGCCCGAGTCGATTCGCCTGCGGGTTCCCGACGGTTGGGAAAGCGCAATCCTGATCCCGGTGATCCTGTTCGTGGGCTGGCTCTCGCTGTACATGAGCCCGTACCTGGAAACCTGGTTCTTCGGCGGCGACATGCGCATGTGGATCTCCCACGACCTGGGCATTACCTACGACCAGCGCAACGCCCTGGTGGTCGGCCTGGCCATGGGCTTTGCAGTGATCCCGAACATCTATTCCATCGCCGAAGACGCCGTGTTCAGCGTACCGCGCGGCCTGACCCTGGGTTCCCTGGCCCTGGGCGCTACGCCGTGGCAGACCATGACCCGCGTGGTGATCCTGACCGCCAGCCCGGGCATCTTCTCGGCGCTGATGATCGGCATGGGCCGCGCCGTGGGCGAGACCATGATCGTGCTGATGGCCACCGGTAACACGCCGGTGATGGAGATGAACCTGTTCGAAGGCCTGCGCACCCTGGCGGCCAACGTCGCGGTGGAAATGCCCGAGTCGGAAGTCGGCGGCAGTCACTACCGCGTGTTGTTCCTCTCGGCGCTGGTGCTGCTGCTGTTCACCTTCATCATGAACACCCTCGCCGAGCTGATTCGTCAGCGTCTGCGCAAGAAATACTCGTCGCTTTAA
- the pstA gene encoding phosphate ABC transporter permease PstA: MKQNSLNGWFKSGAPGVWISGGAVSIAVIMTIGLLAVIAVRGLGHFWPADLIQANYNVPGQENHIVIGEVVQKEEVPRERLKSAGLPVPDAGPEFMTRELIKVGNRDLNGNDFTWIVGEWLKDQSTPKNLMTIERREWGNFYGTLVNVKQDGKVIAEGEAAWPELQARVDRVNKLAAQLKTLEKSDIGAINAGLERIRLHGRKLELEGKLDAAAQADMEADRAELNARYQDIEARLADLHAQFNRDALTARDGNGKEIEIGIGKVVHAYQPNAMGTVTKIGFYVSKVWEFLSDDPREANTEGGIFPAIFGTVMMTLIMAMIVTPFGVLAAVYLREYAKQNTLTRIIRIAVNNLAGVPAIVYGVFGLGFFVYVLGGSVDRLFFAEALPAPTFGTPGLLWASLTLALLAVPVVIVATEEGLARIPRTVREGSLALGATKAETLWKIVLPMASPAMMTGMILAVARAAGEVAPLMLVGVVKLAPSLPLDGNYPYLHLDQKIMHLGFHIYDVGFQSPNVEAARPLVYATALLLVLVIATLNLSAVWIRNHLREKYKALDS, from the coding sequence GTGAAACAGAACTCCCTGAATGGATGGTTCAAGAGCGGCGCTCCGGGCGTCTGGATCAGCGGTGGCGCGGTGTCCATCGCGGTCATCATGACCATTGGTTTGCTGGCCGTGATTGCCGTGCGTGGCCTGGGCCACTTCTGGCCGGCCGACCTGATCCAGGCCAACTACAACGTGCCGGGCCAGGAAAACCATATCGTCATCGGCGAAGTGGTGCAGAAAGAGGAAGTGCCGCGCGAGCGCCTGAAAAGCGCGGGCCTGCCGGTGCCCGATGCGGGCCCTGAATTCATGACCCGCGAGCTGATCAAGGTCGGCAACCGCGATCTGAACGGCAACGACTTCACCTGGATTGTCGGCGAATGGTTGAAGGACCAGAGCACGCCGAAGAACCTGATGACCATCGAACGTCGTGAGTGGGGCAACTTCTACGGCACTCTGGTCAACGTCAAGCAGGATGGCAAGGTCATCGCTGAAGGCGAGGCCGCGTGGCCGGAGCTGCAAGCCCGCGTGGACCGCGTGAACAAGCTAGCGGCCCAGCTCAAGACCCTGGAGAAGTCCGACATCGGCGCGATCAACGCCGGCCTCGAGCGCATCCGCCTGCATGGCCGCAAACTGGAGCTGGAAGGCAAGCTCGACGCGGCCGCCCAGGCCGACATGGAGGCCGACCGCGCCGAGCTGAACGCTCGCTACCAGGACATCGAAGCGCGCCTGGCCGACCTGCACGCCCAGTTCAACCGTGACGCCTTGACCGCTCGCGATGGCAACGGCAAGGAAATTGAAATCGGCATCGGCAAGGTGGTGCACGCCTACCAGCCGAACGCCATGGGGACCGTGACCAAGATCGGTTTCTATGTCAGCAAGGTGTGGGAATTCCTCAGTGATGACCCGCGGGAGGCCAACACCGAAGGCGGGATCTTCCCGGCGATCTTCGGCACCGTGATGATGACCCTGATCATGGCGATGATCGTGACCCCGTTCGGCGTGCTGGCGGCGGTGTACCTGCGTGAATACGCCAAGCAGAACACCCTGACGCGCATCATCCGCATCGCCGTGAACAACCTGGCGGGTGTACCGGCCATCGTCTACGGCGTGTTCGGCCTGGGTTTCTTCGTGTATGTATTGGGTGGCTCGGTCGACCGTCTGTTCTTCGCCGAAGCGCTGCCGGCACCGACCTTCGGTACACCGGGCCTGCTCTGGGCCTCGCTGACCCTGGCGCTGCTGGCGGTACCGGTGGTGATCGTGGCCACCGAAGAAGGCCTGGCACGGATTCCGCGTACGGTGCGTGAAGGCTCCCTGGCGCTGGGCGCGACCAAGGCGGAAACGCTGTGGAAGATCGTGCTGCCGATGGCCAGCCCGGCGATGATGACCGGCATGATCCTCGCCGTGGCCCGCGCCGCCGGTGAAGTGGCGCCGCTGATGCTGGTCGGCGTGGTGAAACTCGCCCCGTCGCTGCCGCTGGACGGCAACTACCCGTACCTGCACCTGGACCAGAAGATCATGCACCTGGGCTTCCATATCTATGACGTCGGCTTTCAGAGCCCTAACGTTGAGGCCGCACGGCCGCTGGTGTACGCCACCGCCTTGCTGCTGGTGCTGGTGATCGCCACGCTCAACCTGTCGGCGGTGTGGATTCGTAACCACCTGCGCGAGAAGTACAAGGCGCTGGACAGCTAA